AACATCAACATCACGATCATGACCATGATGCACCACGCCCTTTAAATAAGTGGAAACAAACATTCTACCATGCAACGGATGAATTCTTTGACATGGGAAAGTACTTGATTGCCGGAGCATTTATTGCTGCGCTATTTCAGACGTTTCTAAACCGGGAAGTGCTTGTAGCCATTGGTTCAGAAGTTTGGTCTTCTACCATCGTCATGATGGCGTTTGCTTATGTTTTGTCCCTATGTTCCGAAGCGGACGCTTTTGTAGCAGCTTCCTTCGGAAACACTTTTACCGTAGGATCGCTTGTCGCTTTCTTAGTATACGGTCCTATGCTAGATCTCAAAAATACGATCATGCTATTCGCTTACTTTAAATTTCGCTTTGTTATCGCATTTATAATCACGGTGACGGTTGTTGTCTTTTTAGCGGTCTTGCTATTACAATTATTTATCCTTTAGCACAGGGCAACATGAATGACAGTGAACTTTGACGACGTAAATGAACAGTGGAAGTGAACAATGTCATGTCAAAACATTTGTCATATTGTGGTGTGCTATCAGTGTTGACTCTAGCATATAGTTGGATTTAACGTAATGTAACAACATCGTATCATGACAGAAAAATCCTTAGGATACATATAGGAGGATGACAGATGAGGAATGATAATAGTCAAGGATCTCATGCCTTTCTTCGAGGGATTATTATGTTTGGTTTCACGATGCTGATCTTGAGTATGGTTTTGTCAGGGAGTATTCGGTATTACATCGCACCACAGATGATGCCTTTTATTTATTTTGCCTTAGGGACCTTTTTCATCCTCAGTATTGTTCAAATTATACGTAGTACACCTAAGGGACAAGAGGAAGAAGCCGCTTGTGATTGTGGGGCGGATCATACGATGCGAGGGCCAAGGTGGAGTAAAGTCCTCATCTATTCCATTTTTATATTCCCACTACTCACAGGTTTTATCTTACCGGACCAGGTTTTAGATAGTCGAGATGCAGCAACGAGAGGTGTGCAATTAGGATCAGGTTTATTCACCAGCCCCGTGACTGAACGTAGTGTTGAAGCGTCTACGGACGAAGCATCTACGGACGAAGCACGACGTGATGCAGAAGAGAATATAACGAACGAGTCAGAAACGGCACGCGCAGATGAATACCTTGAAAATTTTGATTCAGATGCAACAGATGAGGATATCGAGCACTATACTGTAGAAGATTTGTATGAGTCGTATGATGGATATGACGATTACTATTCTGAGCTAGCAGATGAATGGTTGGAGCAGGATACGATTCAAGTTAAGGAGGAGAACTTCTTAGATGCGATGACGGTACTAGACTTGTATATGTATGACCTTACGGGAAAGCAAGTAGAATTGATCGGTTTTGTTTACCGTGAACAAGGCCTAGAGGAGGATGAAATGGTCGTCGCTAGATTTTCTATGACGTGTTGTACCGCTGATTCAGCCGTCTACGGATTGCTCGTTAAAGGGGAAGAGACAAAACAATTTCAAAATGATACATGGGTGAGCGTCGTTGGTACGTTAGGTGACACAGAGTTTAACGATTATGCCATTCCAATGCTAAATATAGAGGCGGTATACGAAGTGGAAGAGCCAGATACACCTTACGTTTATCCTAGCTTTTTCTCCTATTGATGACACTATAAGATATAGTAAGGTATGATAGAGGGATTTGCAGAAGTTCTAAGCATGATGTGCTTAGCTTTGTGCCAACCCTCTTTTTTATGTTTAAACCTGTATAGGGACGGGTAAGGAAGTTTGAGTCTTATGAGAAGGACTCGTTATAATAGATGAAGAGCATCACGAAGCTCAAAAAATTTGAGGAGGAATGTTAGTTTAACATGCTTTTAACACAAGATAGCCCCATTGAACTATCTTCTCTTGGAGCCAGTGTCGAACTAGACACACATAACCGTAGAGTAAAGGTGTATGAGGTGTCCGACGACTGTGACTGGCCAACGATTAAGGACCATTTACGACAATGGGCCCTTGAACATGACTGCGATAAACTCATGTTTTTCTCAACAGAAGAAAATGAACATCTCCAAAATGAAGAAGAGTGCTATAAAGAAGGCACAATTGATCGTTTTTTTAATGGTCAAGATGCCTATATTTATTCTATATTTCTGAGCGATTCACGCCATCAACTTGTCGATGCTCAACAAGAGGATAAAGTCATGAGCATCGTACAGAACGATGATAAACAAAACCATGATAAATCCACAGAAGAGTTGCATCTCCCTGAAGGTTATGTGATGCGTCCTGCCAATGAAGACGATGCAGAAGCGATGGCGTCACTCTATGATCAAGTGTTTCAAACGTATCCCACCCCAATGAATGACCCTTCTTTTGTGGCTAAAATGATGAACGACGAAGTGTACTTTACGATAGTCGAACATAACGGAGAACTCATCAGCTCATGTTCAGCGGATGTGATGAAAAAGTACAAAGCGGCTGAGATGACGGATTGTGCCACACTACCAGAGCATAGAGGAAAAGGACTGTTGTCACATCAATTTACACATTTAGAAAAGAGAATGGAAGAAAAAGGAGTTAACACCCTATTCTCATACACAAGAGCGGTCTCCATTGGTATGAACTTGATTAATGCGCGTAATGGATATACGTTCAGAGGTAGATTGATACAAAATAGTCATATATCTGGGCGCCTTGAAGATATGAATATTTGGGTCAAGACTCTGTAATACGTTGTAACGTTGTAAGCCTAGTACAAATATTAATGTATTATTTTACAGTGCCCAATAGCATAAATAAAAGGTTTAGAAGGATCTGTAAAAAAAGGTCAAAGGATCTGCAGAGGGATAAGATAAAATCTTATGTCTCTTCAGGTCCTTGTTTGATTCTGATTCGCATACAAATGACTTCAACACATTTGTATTTTAATGTAAATTATTGATAAAATACATCATTGAGTAGTTAGGGAGGTGGGAGATCCATGTACAAAAAACTGGTTTTACTATGGTTACTATATTTAACGACCGCATTAATGCTAAGTCTAATTATTGATCATGCCCACTTCCTGCTTCCGGTTATTTGGTATGTCTCCATCGTATTATTGATTTTATCATTGAGTTTTTTACTGTATGACTTTGTTAAAAAAAAAAAGACAGAATATAGAGGGTCATTTCTTGTTTGGTTCTTGTTTGGTGTAAAAGTTTTTAGTTTCCGGAACATCCCTCAAAGCTTCTATCAACCAGATCCCGTTGCTTTATGTCATCATTTTGTTTTTCCAGCCGATCAATCAATTCCTGGTTTGTCTGCTTTATTCTAAATTCCCCAAACTGATGAATCTGTTCTTTGTGTCGCTCGTCATAACGTTTATTTTCCGTTTCATTTATCGTATCAAGGTATGACATTTATCATTTTTCACGAAACACCACAATCCGTGACGGGGTTGAAAGCGTTATGATATTATGATGGTATCTTCAAAGAGGGGTTGGAACAATACATGAGTGAACCGTGGTACATAGAGAGCTTCCGTGAAGACTATTTGAAAATTTACGCCCATCGAACAGACGAAGCCGCCCGACTAGAAGTGGAGCAGATAATCTCATTACTAAATATGAAGACAGGGACCAACGTTTTAGATCTATGTTGTGGAAATGGTCGACACAGTCGTGCATTAGCCCAAAAAGGGTTTAAGGTGACAGGTTTAGATTTATCCGAAGTTCTCCTTCAGGATGCTAGAGAAAAAAGCAAAGATACTGACGTGACGTATATACACGGTGACGTTCGACACCTGCCATTTACTCAATCTTTCGACTATGTCTTAAACTTGTTCACAAGTTTTGGGTACTTCGAGGAAATGGAAGAGAACAAAAAGGTTTTCGACTCAATTAAACAATCACTCAAGCCAGAAGGTCAGTATCTCATCGACTTCCTTAATCCTGAGTATGTCAAAGCGAACCTCGTGCCTGAAAGTTTTAGAAAAGTGGGAGATATCCAGGTAACAGAAAATAGACGGATTGAAAAACAGAAGGTTATCAAAGACATTACTGTTCAAGATGGGAGTAACCTGAGATACTATCAAGAGCAAGTGAACTTGTTTCATCTTGATGACATGTGTGACATGCTCTCTAGTTGTCATCTTGAAGTAACGGATATTTATGGACAGTTAGATCGAGAACCCTACAATGAAGTGCACTCACCCCGAATGATTATTGTCGGAAGGTCCAAATAAGATTTTTTTCTGCAAAGACCAAATCAAAAACGATTTGGTCTCTTCTTTTTCTTTTCTATGTTAATTTCGATAAACCAAAGGTAATACTATATTTATATTACCCCTATTTCCCCATTTTAACGTAGAGTTGTTTGAACAAAGTTTTTCTTCTATAATGCATTATAAATTCACCAATGTTGAAACTAATTCTTTTGCCACTACAGATAATGTGGCCATGATGACTGCCAGCGTACTAACACCAAGATTCGTCCAAATAAACACTCGACTCCTTGAGGCCCCAAGAGTTGTTAATGCACAAGCACCAACCTGACTACTAAACAAAATAGATGATAAAAAACATACGCCGGTTGCCCCAAGACGATCGAAAGTTCTTTTTAATCTAGGATTCATTCCCATAGGCTGTCTATCTCTCTTTTGAAGTTTATTATATATTGAGTGAAAGAGTTTGTTAATTTCAGTTCCAAAAAATATAAAAATAAGGATACTCGTTGCATTCCCGAGAATGGATACGATTAAGGCTACAAAAGGCGGAAAATTGAAAACGATGATTGCCGTTGGAACAGTTAAAAATACCTCAAGGAAAGGCACCATACTTACAAAAAATATAAAAATAAACTGAAATAAAACGTTTTCCATATCTATACCTGCCTCCCTTTTATTAAGTCAATTGACCTAATATTATTATAATACAAATGACTTAAAAACTCAAAGGAGTAGTAATATGCCTAAAAAAATAGATCACGCAAAAAGAAAAGATCAAATCGTAGAAGCAATGTTTCGCATCATTCATCATTCAGGTTTCGAAAAAGCGACATTACGAGAAATTTCCAAAGAAGCAGAATTATCTTTAGGGTCTGTTCAATACTTTTTTCCAAAACAAAAAGACATATATATGTTCGCAATGGACGTTATCTTTCAAAGATTTGAGGAGAGAATGCAAAAGGTCGTAGAGGTAAATCAGGGGGTGTTTGAAAACGCGGTTCGTATGATAAAGCAGATTGTTCAAGCGAATACAAAAGAAGAAAGAATGGAGAATGATATATGGATGAAATTTTCCATAATGGCTACGATGAATCCAGATTACTACGAAACTAAGAATAAATCTCGAGAAGTAAACCTTAACTTTGCAAAAGATGTATTAAGGATGCTTTATGACAATGGGTATATTAAAAACCCCATAAATATTGAGGAGAGCGCAAATTCGTTAACTGTATTCATTCACGGATTAGTATTTGAATCTGTTATTTATGCTCACTTATACAACAATCACGATATTGAAAAAGAAATTAGAGCATATTTACACAGGATCTGTAACAATTAATTAAGTAACGGCAGTGGTGTCTACATCAAATTCAAAAATTGTCCTTGAATGCTCTTATTTTATAATTAAGAAAGGCAATTAAAAACGCTTGGACATTGAAATATCCAAACGTCATATTATTTTGTGTTATTTCACCTTTTTGCTATTTTATCCCGATATCGGACCGATTGATGACGCAGGCATGCTTTTTTATTTGAGTATCGCTTGGGTTCTTTTAACAGCTTCCTTCCAATGTGAAACACGATGTACAAGAGTATGGCACGTCCCAGTATTATAAGGCGTGTTAAATAAGATCACCGGTATACCTAACGCTTCTGCAATCTGATTAGCATTGTCTAATTTATCTTCATAAAAGAGATCAATTCGATGGTCTCTGGTTCTCTGAATCTTGTTATGTGATCCCAAGAGCTCAACATGATCGTACGGTAATTGTTGTTTGGCAAACCAGTTCATCGTTAAGTCGTGATGTGCTTGATGACGTGCGCTTATAAAGATAAGGGTGTGGTCTTGATTTAATGTTTCTAAGGCCTCTTTCGCATAGAGAGATAGTGCTGCTTCCTCATAAATAGGCCCTTCGTTTTCAACAAACCATGCCATAAAATCTTCTTCCGTAATGCCATACAAAGGTGGCAGTTCAAACTGTGTGATGTCCTCAAAAGCAAGCGCTTTTCCAAAGGCTTTATTTAAGTAAGGTACAAATGTAGCTGGATCCGTTATAGTTCCATCTATATCAATACCTAATCTGTATCGACTTTTGTGATTTCTCTTTTTTTCCATTTTCAGGTTTCCCCCCATCGCTCTATAGATACCCTATGTATTAATTTTTCAACATGATTATATTTTAAAGGTTTATCCCGTTGTTCTCAATCGTTGTGTGGTCGTTAGCATTCTGTACACTTCTTTATTTGTGTGAGCCCATTACTTGCCTAAATTTTTTTACGCATGACGTACATACTATAGATGGGTCAACTTTTACTAAAGGAGGGTCACAAAGACATGGCAGATCAACGTAGTCGAACGGACTTGCCACACGACCAAGTGGCCAACGATGAGAACGTGGCGAATGATGATAATAACATGACTCAGAGTGTGCAACAAGAACATACCCAAAGTGATCAGATAGAGGGAGAAGAAGCTTTTGGGGGTGTGACACCTCTAGGGATGGAGCAGGAACCTACAGGTGAAAATCAGGCGGATTATCAAACACAAGGAAACCAACAGCCACAAGGCGATCAACAAGTAAATGATCAAGTGCAAACTAACCAGCAGGGAGAGCGTATGCAGGGTCATACTCAAATCAATGATCCCAATCGAACTCAACAGCAAGGAAGTTCTCTCGTGCAATCGGAGCACGAAGGGATAGAGGACGTTGTTGATGCTGAAAATATTGGAGATGACCTTGGGGACCCTGACACTGATGCAAATAATGTCACTGACGTCAATAATGTCAATGAAGAAACAGCGGCAGAGATATCGCCTGACACTCGCCAGCTGAATCATAACCAGCAATCGGACCAAGTTGAGAATGTAGAACAAATGGAAACAGAAGAAGAAGGAAACACACCATTGGGCTGGACGGCACTTGTCCTTTCCATCATCTCTCTTTTCTTCTTGCCACTGTTAACCGCGACAGTCGGTGTGATCACAGGATTTTTTGCTTATCGCAACGGTTCTCGTACCCTCGGGATATGGGCAATGGCTATCGGGGTTTTATCTATTGTGATGGGCTTACTTGTGGCACCATTTTTACGCTAACTGACGAGTCTTTAGCTCCTTGTCGTATTCGGCAAGGAGCTTTTTTCAAGCGCAATGTGAATGACTTTTTTCCATGATACAGATATGGTAAGATTGTCGTTAGGTAACTGAAAGGTCCTACACATAAACCTGGTGGAGGGGATAGACATGGCGGATGGAAGAACCGTCTACTTTGATAATAGTGCGACAACACAACCGTCTAAGGAAGTGGTCCAATCCATGGTTGGCGCTATGGAACAATTCTATGGCAACCCATCCTCGTTACACCACTTAGGCGTGCAAGCCGAACAATTGGTGAGTAAATCCAAGGAGGTCTGTGCACAGCTTTTAGGCGTGAATAGTCATGAAATCATTTTTACTTCTGGCGGAACTGAAAGCAACAATTTAGCTGTCAAAGGTGTCGCTTTAGGTTATCAAGATAGAGGAAGACATATCATCACCTCAGCAATTGAACATTCATCTATACATGAGATTTGTGAATACTTAAAAGAACATCATCAGTTTGATGTCACGTATCTCCCTGTTGATACCAACGGTTTAGTATCTCCTGATGATGTTAACCGAGCCATACGTCCGGATACCGTTTTGGTCTCAGTGATGCATGTCAATAATGAAATAGGCAGCATCCAGCCTATTCATGATATTGGACGTATTATAAAGGATTATCCTAAAATTTATTTTCATGTCGATCAAGTGCAGGGTGTCGGTAAAGCACCTTTAACCTTAAAAGAGAGTCATATTGACCTGTTAAGTCTGTCTGGTCACAAGATTCATGCACCCAAAGGAACAGGGCTACTTTATGTCAATGAACGTATACAGAATCTCATCCCTTTGTTTCATGGGGGTGCTCAACAGAGATCCATACGTCCTGGCACCGAGAACGTGCCCGGCATTGTGGCCATGGCGAAAGCTTTGCGTCTAACAAAAGAACAAGAGCAGGCGCATATTCAACATTTAAAGCAGCTTAGGACCCAAATACTAGAGGGACTATCTGAGCTTGAAGGCGTTAAGGTCAACTCCCCTATAGATGAGACTATTGCCGCACCACACATTGTGAACGTGTCCTTTCTTGGTTTGAAACCTGAAGTATTAGTCCACGCGTTTGAGGAAAAAGGCTTATACGTGTCAACCAAGTCAGCTTGCTCATCTAAAGACGATAAACCTAGTCGTATTTTAACAGCGGCCCAGGTTGACGATAACGCCGCACGATCAGCTGTGAGGATCAGTTTCTCTCACCATAATACTACAGATGAAGTGCAGTACTTTATCGACGTTGTTAAAGACTTACTGCCCTATTATAAAAAAATAATGAAGGTGTAGCGATATGACACAGACACAAGTAGAATTCATTCTGATTCGATACGGCGAACTCGCCTTAAAAGGTAAAAATAGAAAAAAGTTTGAAGATCAGTTAGCACAGAATATTAGGACCACCATGAGTGGGCTTAACATACAAGTCAAGCGCGTTTTTGGACGAATGTACGTGTACTTGAATGGAGAGGATTATCATAAGGTGGCTAGCAAGCTACAAAAAGTGTTTGGTATCAAATCCTTTAGTCCTGCCTTGAAATCTGAGCTAGACGTAGAAAAAATAAAGGAAACGGCTTTATACGCTATACAGAGACTGCCACAAAAGCCACACACATTTAAGGTCAACACGAGGCGTCCTAATAAAAGCTTTCCTTATGCTTCAGCCGAGATGAATCGTCACATCGGGGCGCATATTCTCGTCAATACTGAGGATATAAAGGTTGACGTACACGACCCAGATGTTGAAGTATTAGTGGAAATCCGTGAAGATGCGGCTTATATTATGAGTGAAAAAGTAGAAGGATCCGGGGGTCTCCCAGTAGGTACAAGTGGTAAAGCGATGTTAATGTTATCCGGTGGTATCGATAGTCCAGTTGCGGGATACTTATGTATGAAACGCGGTTTAAGAGTCGAAGGGGTTCATTTTCACAGCTATCCTTTCACGAGTGAAAGAGCAAAACAAAAAGTGGTTGATTTATCACAGAAACTGACCCAGTTTGTGGGGCAAGTGAAGCTACACGTGGTCCCTTTTACTGAAATTCAAACTGAGATTAAAAAACATGTCCCTGAGGAGTACAGTATCACCATTATGCGTCGGATTATGGTCCGCATTACGGAGAAGCTAGCAGAGTTAAACAGAGCTAAAGCACTTGCCACAGGTGATAATGTTGGACAAGTAGCGAGTCAAACGATCGAAAGCATGCATACCATTAACGAAGTCACCAATTACCCAATCTTGCGTCCGCTAGTGACCATGGATAAGCTTGAAATTATAGATATTGCCAAAAGCATCGATACGTACGACATTTCTATACTACCTTATGAAGACTGTTGCACCGTTTTTCAACCGAAAAATCCTAAGACCAAACCCACTAGGAAGCAAGCGAATCGTTTCGAGGAACGTTTAGACCTGGCGCAACTGATCGATAACGCTGTAGAAAAAACTGAGGTCCTACGTCTTACCCCTGAAACCCAAGGTGAGACCAAGGAAGAGGAACATCATAAAGCCATTAATGATTTATTTTAAATGCATTAACTTTTTAAAAACGAAAGCATGGCTCAATGAATACACCACAATGGAAAATAACATCATTGAAATATGGACAGTAAAGCTGGGGACCGACCTCAGCTTTTTTTATTTTTACTTTATATACTTGAATCAATATCATAAAGCACTGTTTAAAATGCTCGGAAGAGCATAATGTTTAAAACTGTACACTTCGTTATCCTTGACTTGCAATTATTTGGAGATCGTCCAAGCTTATAATATATATCCCCCGGTCACATAATAAACGTAACTTTACGATGTGTTGGAGGGGGTACCATGAAGACTGCATTGATGGTTTTATGGGCTTTGTGGGATTGGTTATATTTTCAATGTAACCGCATGCAGTACGTGTCAAAAGGAGACAACCTATTTAGGGTGGTACGTAAAACGTATCGTGGACCTGAACTCAAAACAAAGTCGGGAAAATGTATTAAACCAGGAGACGAGATCATCAAGATTCACATATATAATTACGGGTTAGCGAAAGAAGTACTTAACCATCGATCCTCGTTTTCATTAGCCATATATTTGAAGAATAGAATGCTTCAGTCATTAGAAGGTCTTACGGATTATGTCACAGAGCTACCTGATCAACACAAAATTGTAGGTATTATTGGAACGTCTATGCTCAATCGCGGTGCTGAAAGGTTGGGATTCACTACTCATGAAGTGGATATAAATTTTCATTTTTGGATAAAAGGGTTCCTTTATAAATTGATTTATATGATGGTGCATCCAGCAGGACATCAGTACTTGGTGGCCCATGGCAAGCGACTCAAATCAAAGCATCTTGTGATGTCGCTAGAAGAGTTAATGGAAAGATACGCCAAACAAACAGAGTTTCAAGAAATCGGAGATCAGTCATGAGTCATAAGATCCTTGTTTTCACCGAACAAAAAGTAGGAGAAGGTCACTTTCAGGCGGCAAAATCTATCCAGCTGATGCTAAACAATTATCAAAAAGGTCAAGTGGATGTCCAACTTGTATCCGGAATGAATGCGGTCCATCCATTTCTGGAATGGCTACTGATTACAGGTTACTTCACTTTAATTAAAACGGTTCCTTTTCTTTGGAAATGGATGTACCTGCGCACAACAAAATGTAGTGTGTTCCATCGGCATTTCTTTAAATTTCGCCTAAAAAAGCTGTTACACCATGAAAAGCCAGATATCGTATTGTTTACGCATCCCAGCTGTGTATCTGCCGTTTGTGAAATAAGAAAAAACAGTAAAAATAAGTTCAAGTTAGGCGCTATATTTACGGATTATGGCTTCCATCCCTTCTTCATTCACACAGAAATGGACTATTACTTTGTCGCGCATGAAAAAATCAAAAAGCGACTGATAAACAATTACGGTATTCAAGCTGAATGTATCTACGATTACGGTATACCCGTCCACTCGGATTTCGAGCATACGGTGGAGGAACCGAATGTAATCCCTTTTCGTAATCCTCATCAGTTTCATATACTGATATTAGGGGGCGCTACAGGGTACGGTCCCATCCAAAAGCTTGTCCATGTGTTAAGGTCTCAGCGTATTCCTTACCATATCACCGTTATTACAGGGAAAAATCAAAGGCTGTATCGGAAGCTCAGGCGTAAAAATGATGAGTCTACAGTCGTATTAGGTTATGTCACTAATATGAAATACTGGATGGAACGTGCGGATGTGATTATTACAAAACCAGGGGGACTGACGGTATCAGAAGCGATCCGCTGTGGTACACCGATTGTCACCATTAACCCCATCCCTGGGCATGAAGAAGCCAATGAACGTTTTCTCCATGAACATCGCATAGGTGTGCCTGTCAAAGATATATCACTTGTCCCATATTATATACGTAAATGGCTCATTCACCCTTATGAATTACAGGAGTGGCGAGAGCGGATTAAAAATTTTCAAAAGCCGAACGCTGCTCTGCGTATCGTACAAACGTTATTAGAGCAGACAAAATAATGATTCACTCTGCTTTTTAGAAATAAGGGTAATAAACGGATAACGAAAGGAATGACACCTTCTTTGCCGAATGATATCAAAGGAGGTGTTTTAAAAAATGAAACAGGCAGCGTATAGAAGAGAAAAGCTACTCAAACATGTTACACAAGGTGAGGGTATGGTCATTACCCAACCTAAAAATATTTTTTACCTCACAGGTTTTGATACAGATCCTCATGAACGTTTTATGGGGTTATGCTGGAACGGTGAGAGTTGGACGCTTATCTTACCACAATTAGATCAGGAAGCGGCTACACAGGTGATAGATGGTCATATTCAGATTTTAGGTTATAGAGACGATGAACCCGCCTCCCACGTTATCCAAAAATACATTCAGGGCTCACCAGTAGAAATGTTATGGATAGAAGAAAGCGTACTCACTTATGAAAGGGTCAGGTGGTTACTTGATAGCGGCAAGAACCTCTCCTTTAAAGACCTCACGCCAATCCTCCATCAGCTCAGGATGTTAAAGTCTGACGAGGAAATAAGCGCACTCAAAGAAGCATCACAAAAAACAGATCACATTTTACAACAAGCACTAGCGCACTTTACACCCAGGATGACAGAAATAGAACTTGTGGCTGAGATTGAGTATCAAGCAAAACGCACTGGAGCCACACAGATGTCATTTAATACCACGGTACTAGGCGGCCACAAATCAGCGTTGCCGCATGGAAATGCTGGGAAGCGTTTATTGGATAACGGTGTCATGCTTATTGACTTTGGTATTGTTTACAACGGTTATTGTTCCGATATGACACGAACTTTCCATATAGGTGAATGGGAAAACCAGATAAAAGAAGTGTACGATGTTGTCTTGGAAGCGGAGGAATTGGCTATAACGTCGGCTAAGCCCGGGATGACTTTTGAAGCCTTAGACCAGATGGCTCGCGAGTATATTACCGAGCATGGATACGGAGAGTATTTTATACACCGTCTAGGTCACGGTATGGGAATCGAAGTTCATGAAGCCCCTTCTATCGGGAAAGGGAATCTAAACAAGATTGAAGAAGGCATGGTCTTTACGATAGAACCGGGTGTATATGTACCAGAACGAGGGGGCGTTAGAATTGAAGATGCCGTATACGTCACCTTAGATGGTGCCAAGCCTTTAACGTCGTTCCCCAAGAAGAATCATGAAGTGGTACTTAAAAGGTAAATTTTCCACTAATTGCAACGTAATTTGATGTATTGATTTCACTCTTCCTTCACAAGATAGTAGTACAACAGCAGAGGAGGTGAATCAATATGCCAAGCAACAGAAGTAACAACAGTAACCAACTACTAGTACCTGGCGTACAACAAGCTCTTGATCAAATGAAATTTGAAATCGCACAAGAATTCGGAGTACAACTTGGTGCGGACACAACTTCTCGTGCTAACGGATCTGTTGGTGGAGAAATCACTAAGCGTCTAGTTCAAGTAGCTGAACAACAAATGGGAGGACAATCTCCTCAACAATAATGGCTGTGGATATGAAGGGAACCAGACATCTGGTTCCCTTTTTTGCTTGACTTCAGATTCGTGTTCCGAAATAATGAGGTCAAAAAGAGATGAGGAGAAATAACCATGTCATTAAAGTTATTTGTGAATGGGTACATACATACTTTTGACGAGGATGTCCCGTATGCAACGGCTGTTGCGGTACAACATGGCCGAATTGTTGAGGTTGGGGAAAGTGATCGCATTCTCTACAAGTACAAGCACGATGCTGCTGATATCATTGATTTACGTCAAGGAACGGTCTTACCAGGTTTAACGGATAGTCATATGCACCTCATCGCTCATGGTCAAAAGCTAAAAGCTTTGGATTTTTCAGCGTGTCAGAGTGCACAAGAGATGAGAGCGCTATTAGAGGAAAAAGTGAGGCAAACACCTCAGGGAGAATGGATTCTTGGACTAGGTTGGAATGAAAACAATTTTCCTGACAAAAAGATCTTCACCAAAGAGGAATTGGATGATATTAGCTCAACCCACCCTATCTTTTTGACCCGGATTTGTGGCCATGCGTAT
The genomic region above belongs to Caldalkalibacillus salinus and contains:
- a CDS encoding cysteine desulfurase family protein, with the translated sequence MADGRTVYFDNSATTQPSKEVVQSMVGAMEQFYGNPSSLHHLGVQAEQLVSKSKEVCAQLLGVNSHEIIFTSGGTESNNLAVKGVALGYQDRGRHIITSAIEHSSIHEICEYLKEHHQFDVTYLPVDTNGLVSPDDVNRAIRPDTVLVSVMHVNNEIGSIQPIHDIGRIIKDYPKIYFHVDQVQGVGKAPLTLKESHIDLLSLSGHKIHAPKGTGLLYVNERIQNLIPLFHGGAQQRSIRPGTENVPGIVAMAKALRLTKEQEQAHIQHLKQLRTQILEGLSELEGVKVNSPIDETIAAPHIVNVSFLGLKPEVLVHAFEEKGLYVSTKSACSSKDDKPSRILTAAQVDDNAARSAVRISFSHHNTTDEVQYFIDVVKDLLPYYKKIMKV
- the thiI gene encoding tRNA uracil 4-sulfurtransferase ThiI — encoded protein: MTQTQVEFILIRYGELALKGKNRKKFEDQLAQNIRTTMSGLNIQVKRVFGRMYVYLNGEDYHKVASKLQKVFGIKSFSPALKSELDVEKIKETALYAIQRLPQKPHTFKVNTRRPNKSFPYASAEMNRHIGAHILVNTEDIKVDVHDPDVEVLVEIREDAAYIMSEKVEGSGGLPVGTSGKAMLMLSGGIDSPVAGYLCMKRGLRVEGVHFHSYPFTSERAKQKVVDLSQKLTQFVGQVKLHVVPFTEIQTEIKKHVPEEYSITIMRRIMVRITEKLAELNRAKALATGDNVGQVASQTIESMHTINEVTNYPILRPLVTMDKLEIIDIAKSIDTYDISILPYEDCCTVFQPKNPKTKPTRKQANRFEERLDLAQLIDNAVEKTEVLRLTPETQGETKEEEHHKAINDLF
- a CDS encoding YkoP family protein, encoding MKTALMVLWALWDWLYFQCNRMQYVSKGDNLFRVVRKTYRGPELKTKSGKCIKPGDEIIKIHIYNYGLAKEVLNHRSSFSLAIYLKNRMLQSLEGLTDYVTELPDQHKIVGIIGTSMLNRGAERLGFTTHEVDINFHFWIKGFLYKLIYMMVHPAGHQYLVAHGKRLKSKHLVMSLEELMERYAKQTEFQEIGDQS
- a CDS encoding MGDG synthase family glycosyltransferase; protein product: MSHKILVFTEQKVGEGHFQAAKSIQLMLNNYQKGQVDVQLVSGMNAVHPFLEWLLITGYFTLIKTVPFLWKWMYLRTTKCSVFHRHFFKFRLKKLLHHEKPDIVLFTHPSCVSAVCEIRKNSKNKFKLGAIFTDYGFHPFFIHTEMDYYFVAHEKIKKRLINNYGIQAECIYDYGIPVHSDFEHTVEEPNVIPFRNPHQFHILILGGATGYGPIQKLVHVLRSQRIPYHITVITGKNQRLYRKLRRKNDESTVVLGYVTNMKYWMERADVIITKPGGLTVSEAIRCGTPIVTINPIPGHEEANERFLHEHRIGVPVKDISLVPYYIRKWLIHPYELQEWRERIKNFQKPNAALRIVQTLLEQTK
- a CDS encoding M24 family metallopeptidase, translating into MKQAAYRREKLLKHVTQGEGMVITQPKNIFYLTGFDTDPHERFMGLCWNGESWTLILPQLDQEAATQVIDGHIQILGYRDDEPASHVIQKYIQGSPVEMLWIEESVLTYERVRWLLDSGKNLSFKDLTPILHQLRMLKSDEEISALKEASQKTDHILQQALAHFTPRMTEIELVAEIEYQAKRTGATQMSFNTTVLGGHKSALPHGNAGKRLLDNGVMLIDFGIVYNGYCSDMTRTFHIGEWENQIKEVYDVVLEAEELAITSAKPGMTFEALDQMAREYITEHGYGEYFIHRLGHGMGIEVHEAPSIGKGNLNKIEEGMVFTIEPGVYVPERGGVRIEDAVYVTLDGAKPLTSFPKKNHEVVLKR
- a CDS encoding alpha/beta-type small acid-soluble spore protein, which produces MPSNRSNNSNQLLVPGVQQALDQMKFEIAQEFGVQLGADTTSRANGSVGGEITKRLVQVAEQQMGGQSPQQ